From the Zymomonas mobilis subsp. pomaceae ATCC 29192 genome, the window ACGGGATCGGAAACGCTATGAGGAGACATGGCAGACTTTCATTGAAATTCGCGCGATTGGTAAAGCCAGTTCTGTCGGAGTTTCCAATTTTACCATCGACAATCTCGATCATATTATTGAGGCTTCAGGCGTTGTGCCCGCGGTTAATCAGATCGAACTTCATCCTTATTTTCAACAAAAAGAGCTTCGGGCCTATCATGCCGAGCGCGGTATTATTACGACCAGTTGGTCCCCTTTAGGAAGAGGGGCTCCCTTAGACGATCCTGTCATTCGTGCTATTGCTTTAAAACATGGACGGACACCAGCACAGGTTGTCTTGAATTGGCACCTGAGGCTAGGTCTTACGGTTATCCCGAAAGCCTCTAGTAAAGCGCGTCTGCAAGAAAATTTAGCGTCTACTGAATTTTCACTTGATGAAGAAGATATGAAGCAAATTGAAGCGCTTGATCGACCTGATGGACGGCAAGGGATGGATCCTGCTGTTTTTGATTTTTAGATATTTCTATTCAGGGTTTTTCGAAGCCGGTATCCTCTTATACCGCCTCCGAAAAACCTGAATATTCCGTATTTATGGCTAATTTTCATCGCCATATTCGGCCTTTTTACGTTGTTCGCGTTCAGCGCGGGCATCCATAATAAATTGATGATAACAGCCGCTTAGGCCATTAGAATTCGACGTGGTGCAACTTGTCGGTAGCCCTATTGAAGTTGTGCGTTCTAAGTCAGCAACCTTAGTGCTCCACGCACCATTCGAAAATTTTTGTTTTTGCTGATCCCGAAATCTTTTGGGGAGACGGTATCGTTCATTTTCAGGCCGTCTTGCACAAATAATAATTTCATCACCCTTGCCCTTAGGGCAAAGATCATTACCATAAATAACCAAGGACTGCACCTTTTCCGGTGAGCCTCCCGCATTCGCAGCCTGTTGTTCTTCTGGGGATAAAGCGTCCCACATCATCGTTTCCTGCGCCACAGCCGGAGCAGCCGATAGAGAACAGCTCACCATTAGCAAGGTTATTACCGGCCATGAAAATGCAGTTGCCTTCATTATTTTTCCCTGATTTCCATCATCCGGTAAAATTATAACAGTGTGTCACCCACCTGATGTAACTTTAAAATAAAATTTATTGGCTTACGCATGGCTGAATAATCCGTCCCTCCCCATTATTGGGGGACGGTTTCTTTATCCC encodes:
- a CDS encoding aldo/keto reductase — encoded protein: MVPVESVVLNDGHNMPKIGQGVYQLTSDQAESMVKLGYDLGYRAVDTAAWYDNEQGVGDGLRSIHARSFLTTKLMPVDMGRINSFVALDRSIRNLGVTNIDLYLIHWPGRDRKRYEETWQTFIEIRAIGKASSVGVSNFTIDNLDHIIEASGVVPAVNQIELHPYFQQKELRAYHAERGIITTSWSPLGRGAPLDDPVIRAIALKHGRTPAQVVLNWHLRLGLTVIPKASSKARLQENLASTEFSLDEEDMKQIEALDRPDGRQGMDPAVFDF